The Geobacter sp. AOG2 genome includes a window with the following:
- a CDS encoding cache domain-containing protein translates to MKFLLTSIRFKLTVGTMVPLVAAIAVCWVVGSSIIITRFLSEAQQTVETNLSSANEIFLGELVRLSDVIRLAGLSPELSAALRDNEGPSAALPLQSILRNDRLSFLTLVDRYGFVRYRAANPGSTGDTLKAEKIISDAAKGIVCSGIALLPSEQVARENPQLPSQLNIPIMPTPLSRVYTKRVENRGLFLVTAAPVMASDGSVAGVVYGGMLLNGDNKLVDRITRVIFQPRESTGQPTGSATIFLDDVRIATSVMDEKGERAIGSMMSAEVYSAISRGEKWNGKAFVLDKWNFTAYEPLRDYRGAVVGALYVGTPEQPYAELRSQINIIFSGVLILVTLFGVPLSAWLGSKMARPIKALEEGARRIAAGEKLSDITVDSHDEIASLASEFNVMKHRLMEREREILGLNHTLEEKVTERTTQLEEKNEQLLLAQKDLAQAERLAAIGLLASGVAHEINNPLAIIRGNVELLEMNNGGGDHGPEELDTIMRQVARIERIVKNLRAFSRSSTKQLSRFSLGEVLEDILDQVGHQVSLDPYTVTRDYRGKEIVIEADEDQLRQVFTNLIVNGLQAMEGGGTLFVDIGADPEDGLCRIAVADTGPGIDEEQLEKLFSPFYTTKPQGTGLGLAVSYGIVRDHGGEIEVLSEPGQGTIFSVILPLRQTSEQQELQVEKDKDIIA, encoded by the coding sequence ATGAAGTTCCTGCTCACCTCCATACGCTTCAAGCTGACGGTGGGCACCATGGTGCCGCTGGTGGCGGCCATCGCCGTTTGCTGGGTGGTCGGCTCCTCGATCATTATCACGCGCTTCCTCAGTGAAGCCCAACAAACGGTGGAAACCAACCTGAGCTCGGCCAATGAGATCTTTCTCGGGGAATTGGTGCGTCTGAGCGACGTCATCCGCCTGGCTGGCCTGTCTCCGGAGCTGTCAGCCGCCCTGCGCGACAACGAAGGCCCCTCTGCCGCTCTCCCGCTCCAATCCATACTCAGGAACGACCGCCTCAGCTTCCTGACTCTGGTGGACCGTTACGGTTTTGTTCGTTATCGGGCCGCCAACCCCGGCAGTACTGGCGATACGCTCAAAGCTGAAAAGATCATCTCCGATGCTGCCAAGGGGATCGTCTGCAGCGGTATCGCCCTGTTGCCGTCCGAACAGGTTGCGCGTGAAAATCCGCAATTGCCCTCACAGTTGAATATCCCTATCATGCCGACACCCCTTTCCCGGGTCTACACGAAACGGGTCGAAAACCGCGGGCTGTTCCTGGTTACCGCTGCGCCGGTCATGGCTTCCGACGGTTCCGTTGCCGGCGTGGTCTACGGGGGCATGCTGCTGAATGGCGACAACAAACTTGTAGACCGAATCACACGGGTTATCTTTCAGCCTCGTGAGAGCACCGGCCAACCGACCGGCAGTGCGACGATCTTTCTGGATGATGTGCGCATAGCCACCAGCGTGATGGACGAAAAAGGCGAACGGGCTATAGGAAGCATGATGTCCGCCGAGGTCTATAGTGCCATCAGCCGGGGCGAAAAATGGAACGGTAAGGCATTTGTCCTCGACAAATGGAATTTTACCGCCTATGAACCGCTCAGGGACTACCGCGGCGCTGTGGTCGGGGCTCTCTACGTGGGGACGCCGGAACAGCCGTATGCCGAGCTTCGTTCCCAGATCAACATCATCTTTTCCGGGGTCCTTATCCTCGTTACCCTGTTCGGCGTACCGCTTTCGGCCTGGCTTGGTTCCAAGATGGCCCGCCCGATCAAGGCTCTCGAAGAGGGGGCTCGCAGAATCGCAGCCGGTGAAAAGTTATCCGACATTACGGTGGACAGTCATGACGAGATCGCCTCGCTGGCCTCCGAGTTCAATGTCATGAAGCATCGGTTGATGGAGCGGGAACGTGAAATCCTGGGACTCAACCACACGCTGGAAGAAAAGGTGACCGAACGGACCACCCAACTTGAGGAGAAAAACGAACAGCTGTTGCTGGCCCAGAAGGACTTAGCCCAGGCTGAGCGTCTGGCGGCCATAGGACTTCTGGCCTCCGGCGTGGCCCACGAGATCAATAATCCTCTGGCCATCATCCGGGGGAACGTGGAACTCCTGGAGATGAACAATGGTGGCGGTGATCACGGCCCCGAGGAACTCGACACCATCATGCGCCAAGTCGCTCGGATCGAGCGAATCGTCAAGAATCTGCGAGCATTTTCGCGCAGTAGCACCAAACAGCTTAGCCGGTTTTCCCTGGGGGAGGTTCTGGAGGATATCCTGGACCAGGTTGGGCACCAGGTATCTCTTGATCCCTATACCGTGACGCGCGATTACCGGGGAAAAGAGATCGTGATCGAGGCTGACGAAGACCAACTGCGTCAGGTCTTCACCAATCTGATAGTGAACGGCCTGCAGGCCATGGAGGGGGGCGGTACGCTCTTCGTGGATATCGGTGCAGACCCGGAAGACGGACTGTGCAGGATAGCAGTGGCGGATACCGGCCCGGGAATCGACGAGGAGCAGTTGGAGAAACTGTTTTCTCCCTTCTATACTACCAAACCCCAAGGGACCGGCCTGGGACTGGCGGTATCCTACGGTATCGTCAGGGATCACGGTGGCGAGATCGAAGTTTTGAGCGAACCGGGCCAGGGTACGATCTTCAGCGTGATCCTGCCTCTTCGACAGACCTCTGAACAGCAAGAGCTACAGGTGGAGAAGGATAAAGATATTATCGCGTAA
- a CDS encoding ABC transporter permease → MFERLKAMLIKEFIQVLRDPRTRFVIFVFPVFQVVVFGYAVNTDVRNSRTAVLDRDNSRESRTIVERFQRSGYFDITERVTDEGRIRYLLDRGQVRAVLVFDHGFEGRLRKEGTAPLALILDGSDANSAGIVLGYASSIISAYNTEELTGRLARNGVAARPEGVVLRSRAWFNPNLESRVYFVPAVIAMLVMVVTMLLSSMAVVREKEIGTIEQVIVTPITKGEFILGKTIPFILMGYANVIIVAFVAVRWFDIPIRGSLGLLAFSTGLFLMSSLGAGLLISTVSSTQQQAMMTAFFVIFPCMLLSGFSFPIDNMPVAVQYITLINPLRYFMIILRSIFLKGVGITVLWRELAALGAIGLTVLLVAVGRFKKTVG, encoded by the coding sequence ATGTTCGAACGGCTGAAGGCCATGCTCATAAAGGAGTTTATCCAGGTGCTGCGGGACCCGCGCACTAGGTTCGTGATCTTCGTCTTCCCGGTATTCCAGGTGGTGGTCTTCGGCTATGCGGTCAACACCGATGTGCGCAACAGCCGTACCGCCGTACTGGACCGGGATAACAGCCGCGAGAGCCGGACGATCGTGGAACGGTTCCAGCGCTCCGGGTACTTCGATATCACCGAACGAGTCACGGACGAGGGCCGTATCCGGTACCTGCTGGATCGTGGCCAGGTGCGGGCGGTCCTGGTTTTTGACCACGGCTTCGAAGGACGTCTGAGGAAGGAGGGTACGGCTCCACTGGCCCTGATTCTGGACGGCAGCGACGCCAACTCGGCTGGAATCGTATTGGGTTACGCCTCTTCGATCATCAGCGCCTACAACACGGAAGAGCTGACAGGCCGACTAGCCCGCAACGGGGTTGCCGCCCGGCCGGAGGGGGTGGTGCTACGCTCCCGGGCCTGGTTCAACCCCAACCTGGAGAGCCGGGTCTATTTCGTACCGGCGGTCATCGCCATGCTGGTTATGGTGGTGACCATGCTCCTCTCCAGCATGGCCGTGGTGCGGGAGAAGGAGATCGGCACTATCGAACAGGTAATAGTCACGCCTATCACCAAAGGGGAGTTCATCCTCGGGAAGACCATCCCCTTCATCCTGATGGGTTACGCCAATGTGATCATTGTTGCCTTCGTGGCAGTACGCTGGTTCGATATCCCCATCCGGGGGAGCCTGGGGCTGCTGGCCTTCAGTACCGGCCTATTCCTCATGAGTTCTCTGGGGGCGGGGCTCTTGATCTCTACAGTCAGCAGCACTCAGCAACAGGCCATGATGACCGCCTTTTTCGTTATCTTTCCCTGCATGCTGCTCTCCGGCTTCTCGTTCCCCATCGACAACATGCCGGTTGCAGTGCAGTACATCACTCTGATCAATCCCCTGCGTTACTTCATGATCATCCTGCGTTCCATCTTTCTCAAGGGGGTGGGGATCACGGTACTCTGGCGGGAATTGGCTGCCCTGGGGGCCATTGGGCTGACCGTGCTGCTGGTGGCGGTTGGACGATTCAAAAAAACGGTGGGATAG
- a CDS encoding LysE family translocator, which produces MLEILPLFGIAGAITVGAISPGPSFLMVARTAVASSRSAGLAAALGMGVGGVFFAVAALAGLQAVFVAVPGVYLALKAMGGLYLVYLGCRIWKGASQPLAFQSEASEPKKRNARRSFAMALGTQVSNPKAAIVYASVFAAFLPQNFPLSLSTVTVVVIFMIEAGWYALVAVALSSAGPRAAYLRYKAWIDRSAGGVMTILGVKLVASTRQV; this is translated from the coding sequence ATGCTTGAAATCCTCCCCCTGTTTGGCATCGCAGGTGCCATAACGGTCGGCGCCATAAGCCCCGGACCGAGTTTCCTCATGGTTGCCCGTACCGCCGTGGCCTCGTCGCGTTCTGCCGGCTTGGCGGCTGCCCTCGGCATGGGGGTCGGCGGAGTTTTTTTCGCTGTAGCGGCGTTGGCAGGCCTTCAGGCGGTTTTCGTGGCTGTTCCGGGCGTGTATCTGGCATTGAAGGCTATGGGCGGGCTTTACCTTGTCTATCTTGGCTGCCGGATATGGAAAGGAGCCAGCCAGCCGCTTGCGTTTCAATCCGAAGCATCCGAACCCAAAAAACGGAACGCCAGGCGTTCTTTTGCAATGGCTCTCGGCACACAAGTCAGCAACCCGAAAGCGGCGATTGTGTACGCGAGTGTCTTTGCCGCCTTCCTGCCCCAGAACTTTCCGCTGTCTCTCTCCACGGTTACGGTTGTGGTCATTTTTATGATCGAAGCGGGCTGGTATGCCCTGGTAGCCGTGGCCCTTTCGTCTGCCGGGCCACGTGCCGCCTATCTGCGGTACAAGGCCTGGATAGACCGTTCGGCAGGAGGGGTCATGACCATTTTGGGGGTTAAACTGGTCGCCTCCACCCGGCAGGTCTAA
- a CDS encoding ABC transporter permease, which translates to MKMRRTWAVARKESLHLMRDPRSLIMGLAIPMLMLFLFGYALNLDIEKVKLAVWDRSDTAASRDFVTHFSSSRYFQLVERASSYGEIERAIDSRRAIIALVVPVDFNRTLAGHGRADVQAILDGSDANTATIVLAYAETVARAFSAEIMVQRLNRAGRSPTPAPVDLRPRVWFNTDLVSRYYIFPGLIAVIMMVIAALLTSLTVAREWETGTMEQLIATPLSGGEIIAGKLLPYFMIGIIDLILCVLVGYFVFGVPFRGNLALLFALSLFFLVGALALGILISILVKSQLLASQFALVTTMLPAFLLSGFMFPIDNMPQVIQIVTNVVTARHFVHILRGIYLKDAGIRELAPQVLVLAFFGVAVLTLAVKKFKKKID; encoded by the coding sequence ATAAAAATGCGCCGGACCTGGGCCGTGGCCCGCAAAGAGAGCCTGCACCTGATGCGCGACCCCCGCAGCCTGATCATGGGCCTCGCCATCCCTATGCTCATGCTGTTTTTGTTCGGCTACGCCCTCAATCTGGACATCGAAAAGGTTAAGCTGGCTGTGTGGGACCGGAGCGACACGGCGGCCAGCAGGGATTTCGTGACCCACTTCTCCTCCTCCCGTTACTTCCAGCTTGTGGAGCGGGCCTCGTCCTACGGCGAGATAGAGCGCGCCATCGACAGCCGCCGCGCCATCATCGCCCTGGTGGTGCCGGTAGACTTCAACCGCACCCTGGCGGGGCACGGGCGGGCCGATGTTCAGGCTATTCTGGACGGCAGCGATGCCAACACTGCCACCATCGTGCTGGCCTATGCAGAAACGGTGGCCCGTGCTTTCTCGGCCGAGATCATGGTGCAACGCCTTAACCGTGCCGGCCGCTCCCCGACACCAGCACCGGTGGACCTACGGCCCCGAGTCTGGTTCAACACCGACCTGGTGTCGCGCTATTACATCTTCCCCGGCCTGATAGCGGTGATCATGATGGTTATCGCGGCCCTGCTCACCTCCCTGACCGTGGCGCGGGAATGGGAGACCGGCACCATGGAACAGCTTATCGCCACGCCGCTCTCCGGCGGAGAGATTATTGCCGGCAAACTACTCCCCTACTTCATGATCGGGATCATCGACCTGATCCTATGTGTGCTGGTAGGATACTTTGTCTTCGGCGTGCCTTTCAGAGGAAATCTGGCGCTCTTGTTCGCCCTGTCCCTGTTTTTTTTGGTGGGGGCGCTGGCCTTGGGGATACTGATCAGCATCCTGGTCAAAAGCCAACTCCTGGCCAGTCAATTCGCCCTGGTGACCACCATGCTGCCGGCCTTCCTGCTCTCCGGGTTCATGTTCCCCATCGACAACATGCCCCAGGTGATCCAGATCGTCACCAACGTGGTCACGGCGCGCCATTTCGTCCACATCCTGCGCGGTATCTATCTCAAGGATGCGGGTATCCGGGAACTGGCCCCCCAGGTGCTGGTACTGGCCTTCTTCGGCGTGGCGGTGCTGACCTTGGCGGTGAAGAAGTTCAAAAAGAAAATCGATTGA
- a CDS encoding haloacid dehalogenase type II, protein MAITLAFDVYGTLIDTHGVIVALEKHVGDRASEFSRTWREKQLEYSFRRGLMQNYENFAVCTANALDYTSSFFRVPFSHEDKQVLLEAYSVLPAFADVEEGLARARESGFRIFAFSNGSAVAVEGLLKNAGIKDYFLGVVSVDEMKSFKPNPAVYSHFLRRAGAIGSNAWLVSSNPFDVIGAISSGMRAAWVKRSPDAVFDPWGIEPTVTVNSLLDLAEQISREHGES, encoded by the coding sequence ATGGCTATAACACTTGCGTTCGACGTCTATGGAACCCTCATCGATACCCATGGCGTCATTGTTGCCCTGGAAAAGCATGTCGGTGACAGAGCCTCTGAATTTTCACGTACGTGGCGTGAGAAGCAACTGGAATATTCATTTCGGCGGGGGCTGATGCAGAATTATGAGAATTTTGCCGTCTGCACCGCCAATGCTCTCGATTACACGAGTTCATTTTTTCGGGTCCCATTCAGTCACGAGGACAAACAGGTGCTTTTGGAGGCATATAGCGTCTTACCGGCGTTCGCCGATGTGGAAGAAGGGTTGGCTCGTGCACGGGAATCCGGTTTCAGGATTTTCGCGTTTTCCAACGGCAGTGCCGTTGCGGTGGAGGGGTTGCTGAAGAATGCCGGTATCAAAGACTACTTTTTAGGGGTGGTGAGCGTCGATGAAATGAAGTCGTTTAAACCAAATCCTGCTGTCTATAGCCATTTTTTGCGGAGGGCCGGTGCCATAGGGTCGAATGCCTGGCTGGTGTCGAGCAATCCGTTCGACGTGATCGGGGCAATCTCCTCCGGGATGCGGGCTGCATGGGTCAAACGCTCGCCGGATGCGGTGTTCGATCCATGGGGGATCGAGCCGACGGTAACGGTCAATAGCCTTTTGGACCTTGCAGAGCAAATCAGTCGGGAACACGGAGAGAGCTAA